TAAACTTTTCCATGATTACCATATCATGGTCACGCCTAGCATCTTAATATTAATGTCTCAGAAAGCAGGTTGGCAAATCGCCTTTTCAATTTGACCAGCCCCCAGAACCCTAACATTCTCTATCGCAAACAAACCGGTGGTTTCAGCTGTGACCTTGTAGACTGACCTGTGATGCCAATCCTCCTAACTGACTCAGAGGCCCTCCCATCTCAGCAGGTTCTCAGCCTGCCTTCTGCCTGGAGCCTCAGTACACGGGTGTCTGCAGGGCCCGGAAGGTCAGGTACTTCTACAACGCCAAGTCCGGGCAGTGCGACATCTTTATACACGGCAGCTGCCGAGGGAAGAAGACCAACTTCCTGGCTGCAAGGACTGCGTGAAGACCTGCGGTGGTCTCGCGGGAATCCAGGAGTAAGAAAGGCGGCAGGGCAGGGTGTGAGGGGAAGGGCTGGGGAAAGAGGTGGAGCTCAGGGGGCCACCCACCATTCACAGCTGCACAGGGTCTTTCCTCCTCGCTGCCTCCCAGGACAAGTGGCTCAGTGTCCTGTGAAACCACACACTGAGCACATCCTCCACGGGCCAGCTTGGCAGAAGGTCACCCCTAGAAGCCCCGTCATGAGAATCTGAGCTTCCTCACATGCTCCCCTTTTTCAGATGGGAACACTGAGTCAGCCACCCTACAGAGCAGGTCTGCAGAGCTCCTGAGCTCCCCACCTAGGCTTGGAAACTCACTTCCTTCTTGCTGGCCATTCTGGTCCTGGGAGGATTGCGGTTGCTCATTTCTGGGAGAGTCGAGGATCTGTCAAGATGGATGGTGTCCAAGTGTGTCCTgcccctcttcctgcctcagtcTGTCCATCTGAGACCAGGGAACAGCAGAGACTCCTCCCAACAGCAGAGACTCCTcttttctcccccctcctccctcacatgtctgtctttctctcccagTGTCCTCCTCCCTCTGGTCCAGGTTAGAGGCCCCCAGACCCAGAAGCCCCCAAGGGGCCAGTCgaccctccacctcccacctccctgctcaAGTGACTGAGTCTCTAGTTTCAAACCTTTCAGACCCTTGGGGCATCTTCAGAGAAATCACAAGGTGGGAACATCACAGGGGTTTATTCTGGATAAAGACCACGGATCCCAACACTGTGGGACCCCAGTCATATCTCTGCTTCCAGTCCTCAGTTTTTCCCTCTGAAAAATGAGAATCTTGGATTCCATGCTATCTAGGGCCCCTTTGTGAAATGGATGGAATGCACCCGGGGCAGGCAGAAGATGTTTATCTGTTTGTGATGCTGTGCCCTGTGAGAGGTACCTTCATATCCAAGACATGAGTGGCCAATTTCTGGCTACGTGATATAACAGCACCTCACTCTTTGGAGCTACACAGTCTTCCTCCTtccttgttttaatattttgaaatttatttattgggcCGTGCCGCGCATCACATGGGATacagttccccaatcagggatcaaacccgcaccccctgcattggaagcgcagagacttaaccactggaccgccaggggagtcccttaGTCTTCCTCTTTAAAAGAGGTGCCATGAGTACTGGGttttttaggattattttaaggattaaaaagaGAAGCATAAACCAGAGCTTGCAATCTGGCTAGAATATGAGCATTTTTAGCCCACAgagtacattttataattttgaaacattTGCCAAGATTTAACAGTGGGAGATTTCGTATAAAAGTGAATTTCTGGCACTGTTGGGAAGGTAAATGATTTGGCAACACAGTCCTGCAATTTAACAAGAGCCGTGAGTCTCAAACTTGAGTGAAAATCAGAATCACTGAGCCAGGCGTTCAGACACAGATTTGAGATCTCCACCCGCAGAGTTTTGGTCAGTAGGACAGGGGCGGGACCTGAGTTTCTGCATCAAACAGGTTTCTGGGTTTGCTGTTGGTGCCGCTcaagggaccacactttgaaaaccatgaACTAAGCTAAGTAGAGCTGCTCTCTTCTCATGAGGGGAACAGTCTCTCCAGTTTCCATAATCCTCACCATGCCTTATTGTTCCCCCTTCCTCACCCCCATTTCACCTACTTCCATCCACATCACTCACCTGACGTGGAAGGAATTCAAAATTGTGACCTCTGGGGTGGGCTTACCGTAAGTGTTCAGTAAAGGGTAGCTTTTTCTTATTTAACAGTCTTATGAAGtgttattattcctatttcacagatgaagcaactgaaattCAGCTAAGGGGAAATGACTTGCTGAAGCAAAAACAgcagaaaatagaaagaagacaCTTGACAAAAACTGTTAGTCATGTGGCCCCAGTTATTTCAATATtacaaatacacaaacacacaaacaacacACAGGCAAATGTATCTGATATTAACATAGATGAAGCATCAAAGATTGCAGACGTGACCTCATGAGagtaaaatcatttttatcaagaaaaggaagaggggaaatagaaaacagaagaaggaaaGGTTAAAAGAGGAGGTTCCATGAGTCAGTTGTAGACATGCCCACCTTAAGGTAACTGTAAACAAGTGACATTGAAGACCTGAGAAATTCCCAGGAGCAAACAGGATGCCTTTCACCATACAATGGAGCTTTCTCCGCTTGGACTGTTGAACCCATTCAAACTCCCTTCTCTCCAAGGAAACTTCTCTCTCTGAGTATATGGGCTCTTTTGTTGCTTTGTCACCTAGCGTCTCTTTGTCCTTTTCCTGATACAGTAGCCTGATTTTGCTTGAGGAATGACTCTTCCTCCACCCAGGACTGGTGGGATTGGGCCGCCTGTCAATCAAAGTGCCTGCCCTACCCCCAGACCAAGAGTGGCCAATCAGATGCTCTCCCTGGAATTTAATCTTGATCGATGAATCCCAAAAGACCTAAAAATGGAGGTCATTCAGAGGTGGCCTGGGAAGACCTTAGTTCTTCCTTGCTTACCATCCTTTCCAAGCTGAGATCCTTTAGCACTCCCCTCAGTCTGTGGGCTGAACTAAATCAATTAGTGCTATGGGTGTCAACAAAAGAGTCCAAAAGGATCTCACTTAAGGGTACAATCAGGAAGGGAGAATGGATGCCCACTACATCCCCACACCGTCGTCACAAATTCCTTCTCTGCTTCCAATAGCcagagtcagtttctgttgttCATAACCAGCGAGATCTGCTGCCTTTACCAGGGTCACCACCAAGTTCCGCGTTTTTCTATCCAGTGGCCTTTTCTCAGCCATCCTCCTCCTCTAACTCACAGGTAAGGCCCTCATGGCATAAATGCGAACAAAATTCTTTACCAAAATTGGTTTCCACTTGGTctcagcacacacaaaaaaataataatgaaaagcagAGGTTCCCCATTTGAAGAACTTTGAGTATCTTCTGGTGAACCTCCGGGGCTTTTGAACGCACAGATCTCCAACGTCTTTCAAGGAAAATCATGGGAGACAGAGAGTGATAAGCTTGAATATCAGCCCCTGCCAGTGTTGGTTATGTGACCTTGGAGAAGGGCTGAAACCTCTGAGCTTCAGCGTGTATCACtctaaaacagaagcaaaacttATTAGAATTATTGCAATATTGAGAGATTAGGATGTATGTGcagggcttggcacatagtaggttgtCAATAGGTGGTAAAGGgtgttttatattattaattctaCCTCTCTCAGAGTTACTTAGACATTCTCATCGACTCAGTGACTTTTACCAGCACATCAGGACAGGGAACTCACGTTGCTACTTTCACCCTCTGAGGTACTAGCAATACTtccaccttctctgagcctcagtttccttctatgTAAATGGAAGGATGACTCCCTCTCTATGGACACAATTCAAGATCTATATGTGCTCACAAATGTATAATGCTAGCAAATTGAATAGGCCACACTGCTAGTAAATTGGCAGAGCCAGAGTTTGAAGCCATGGAGTCTGATCAAAGGTTTCAGTCATCACATATTTTATCCCTAATAAACATTTCATGAAcaagggaatgaatgaatcaacGTCTACTCAACTTCTTTGCCTAAGTGTTCTAGAAGCACCATGGACTCAACGTTGACCAAACTGAATTTATTGTCCTTCCTTCTAAAGACTTGCTTCCCCTATCTTCCCCGAGAAGGCTGAGTGCTGTCCTTCATTCTACCTTTCTCTCACCCCCTGTGAGCAGTCTCATAGCAAAGTCCGTTGGTTGTACCTCCTCAGTTCTCAGCTGAAAGTTCACTTCAGAATAAGATGCAGACACCTGATCCTAGAACTGCCCCACTTCCTGACAGTGTCCATCCTGAGCAAAGCCAGCTTCCTGAAACTCTCCTGCAAATAACCTCAGGGAAACCCACATCCTGTAAGTCCTTCAACTTCCTCTTAATGAGATGCCATATCATTCCTTGTCCATTGCTCCAGTGAGTAATAAGCCCAACTCATTCAGTTTGTAAGTGGACTGTTTCTAGTGGTCTGTGGTTGGAAACATTGACAGGTATAAGACTTTTTCCTTATTGTGTAATTATTGTCTCCCCACATAAGCAGGCTTCCTGCTTCTGCCAGCTGGGCCCAAATGCCCAGTAACAGCACTTCTCAATGATCCCCTGCAAACCACCCCCAACTCTGGTCTCTCCACCAGTGGTTTTGGGATTGGAGGACCTCAGTTTGCATCCCACCTCTCCCTTTTCCTAACTCTGTGACCTGGGGCCAGAAATCTCCCAGAGCCCCGTGTCATCAGGTACCGCGTGAGACCCGTGCTGCCCATGTCGTGAGGTTCCTGAGGAAGCAGTGGAGGCAACAGACATATATTCTGTCTCCCTGCAACGTCAAAGTCCTTGTAATAAGAACAATAGTGAGCTATATGACAGTTAACACTTAGCCCCTTTGATCAGGGGGTAAAATAAAGGCAAGGTGAGGTGGGAAAAGGGCAGGATAGGGGTAAGGTCAATCACTGAAGCAAGAGGGTTTTTGGTTACCTCTGACGAAGAAGGAGACCTATTTGGAAGAGAGACTGTGGCTCTCCTCTGGCACTGGGAGAACTTCATGAGGGTGCACTTCTAAAAGGGGACACTTCAGCAATCAATGCTATTTGTTCCTTTACTACAGTCGACATCACATTTAAAAAGCAGTCAGGAACCAAGGAAACTAAACCTCTATGTGCTTCTAGAAAATTTGCTTTTGTAAGTGGTGTGCAGAGAACTTTAGCAGCCTAATCAACATGGTCCTCAAAAGGGCCCAAACCTGGGGATTTCTTAAGGCACATACCATCATCCtcttttacaaagaaagaatctgtggctcagagaggtgaagtgacttgcccaagatcacacagcaacaTAGTGAGTTACTGAAGCCAATCTCTTTTCATGAATACCAAGTCATTTTCCCATTCACtgttataaattaataattattaaataacatatatttatagTAGTACTCTTACCGTTATCTGATTACACATTCACTAAAAGTTTATTCTGCCAATACTTGTACaaagcatttaacaaatatcATATCTTTTTAACTGTCATCACAACTTTATGAGAttgatagagaaagagaaatgcagCCTCTGAGTTCTAAGACCTGACCTGACATCACAGTGCACCTTATGTTCTCCTCCTCaacagaaatatttcagaaaccTTCAACATCAGACAAGGTCATTCTGTGTGCATGATGGAGCAAGACAAAAATAGGACATTCGGTAATGATGTTTGAACACAGACAAAAAGAGGTAAATTATACAAACCACCAAAATATCCAAGCATCTCCCTGTATTGAGTGACTGCTGCGTCTTTACCAAGTACAGCTGTAACCTCTACCTAGTCTTCCCTTCTCAGAGTTAAGATACCCATTCAGAGAAATGCCCCACGTCCTGAGAGCATCCACCCAGAGCAGAGCCAGCTTCCTGAAACACACCCGCCCCCCCGCCAACCAAATCACCTAACACAAGCCCTCATCCTATAAGTTCTATCTAACATTCTCTTAATGAGACATCATATTGTCTTCCAAGGTGATTCTTATTCCTTGCTGCAGTAATAAACCCAACTAGTTCAACTAGGAAAGGGAGTGTTTCTAGGTGTCTCTGGCTAGTTAAAAAGTacaagctagggcttccctggtggcgcagtggttgagagtccgcctgccgatgcaggggacgcgggtacgtgccccggtccgggaagatcccacatgccgcggagcggctggacccgtgagccatggccgctgagcctgcgcgtccggagcctgtgctctgcagcgggagaggccacgacagtgagaggcccgcgtaccgcaaaaaaaaaaagtacaagctAGAGACGTCTCTGGCTAGTTAAAAAGTACAagcattatccttattttataattaaagaaagTAAAGCGGAGAGATGTTGGGAAATTTGCCCAAGACTATAAGGAAGTGAGTAACAGAATCGGCGCCATCTGCGTCCTTGTTTATTTGAATACTATGCTTGCTGTGGTCCCCGTGCCTCACTGTCCTCGGCTGTAGTGAAGCAGATACTCTCGGTTCTCCAAAGGTGCCTCCAGCCCGCATCTTCCCAGAGGCAGGAGCGTGAAAACACTGTCAAAGTCGCTCTACTTGGAGCTGGGACCTGCTGTGTTACAAAACTCATACGGCAGCTAAGTGACATCTCCGTGTCACCGCGTCCTCCCTTGAAGGATTCTTAGGATGATTAATAGAAGAATGCGGGCAAAATGTTAACACAGAGCCAGGCACACTGAAAGTAAgaagccccctccccacacatGACCTCAGTCTAGGGGATTCCTACTGCAAATGGACAACTGAGTCTCATGCTCCTTTCTTTGTCCTTCTGAGAGTCCAGGAGAACAACCTCTACACCCAAATTTGACCTGGCCcaagaagtaaagaaagaaggctTTCATGTTGAGGTGTCTCTCACCCGGGTTTTTGTGTAGCTTGGGGTGGCCATTAAGAGGTAGATGGTGCTGTAGTGGGTGTGCTTCCTATACCTGGCAGGGCCCAGTGTGAGGACAGGAAAAGGGGAGGTGCCTGCCGCTCTGCAGAAGACTGTGAAGGACCAGCATCTCCGTGGACCCTAGTGATGAAGGTTCTTAGGGCAAACCACAGAATCCACTCCAGTtagtttaatttgaatttattggAATATAAGCCAGACTGTTTGAAGCCACAGGAGGAAAATGTACAACATCACTGTGAGGGAAAGGGGCTTCTTTATTGAAAAGACCTCTGCCACCACTGATGCTGAGAACTGGATTCCAGAATTTCCACCTTGGCCACCCACAAGGAGAGCAGTGATGGTGGGGTGCAGGATGAAGGTGAGGACGCAGTGAGGATGTGGCTTGAGGCGAGAATCCTGACATGAGGAATGTGCTCttgcattccttccttccttccttaaataATTATGGACCGTCTCCTTTAGGCCAGGacctgtgctaagtgctaggGATAAAGGGAAGACTTGCTCTCATGGTGCTTAGAATCTACTGGATGAGACAGAACTAAGGCAAGTAGACCCATGttgggaaggagagaggcagggtTCTGCTGAGGAGGGTGGGGTTGAGACGGACTCAGAAGAGACCACGCTGTTTCAGAAGCAGCCACAGCCCAGCCCCACGTGGCTCCTCCTTGGACTTCAGAGTTTCGGGGTGGTACAGTTCGAAGGTCCTctgcaaaaagaaaggaacttgcTGATTGACATCTCTGAAGCCCCAGACCTGGACACCGCTGACCTTGACAGATCCTAGACTTTCCCAGAAATATGCAGCCAAAGTCCACCCAGGACCAGAATGACCAAGAAAAAGGAAGTGAGTTTTTCAAGCCTAGGTGGGGAGCTCAGGAGAACTTCGGACATGCTCTGTAGGGTGGCTGACTCAGTGTTTCCATCTGAAAAAGGGGAGCATGTGAGGAAGCTCAGATTCTCATGACGGGGCTTCTAGGGGTGACCTTCTGCCAAGCTGGCCCGTGGAGGATGTGCTCAGTGTGTGGTTTCACAGGACACTGAGCCACTTGTCCTGGGAGGCAGCGAGGAGGAAAGACCCTGTGCAGCTGTGAATGGTGGGTGGCCCCCTGAGCTCCACCTCTTTCCCCAGCCCTTCCCCTCACACCCTGTCCTGCCCCCTTCCTTACCCGTGGGTCCCCACATGACCACCGCAGGTCTTCATGCAGTCCTCTGGCGTCAGGAAGTTGTTCTTCTTCCCACGGCAGCCACCGTATATAAAGATGTCGCACTGCCCGGACTTGGCGTTGTAGAAGTACCTGACCTTCCGGGCCCTGCAGGGACCCGTGTACTGAGGCTCCAGGCAGAAGGCAGGCTGAGAACCTGCTGAGATGGGAGGGCCTCTGAGTCAGTTAGGAAGATTGGCATCACAGGTCAGTCCACAAGGTCACAGCTGAAACCACCGGTTTGTTTGCAATAGAGAATGTTAGGGTTCTGGGGGCTGGTCAAATTGAAAAGGCGATTTGCCAACCTGCTTTCTGAGACATTAGTATTAATGATGCTAGGCGTGACCATGATATGGTAATCATGGAAAAGTTTATATCTCCTTCATGAAGTATTTAAGATTAACTGGTATGATGCTCTTGATTAGCTTTAAAAAACtctaaccaaaaaacaaaaagaaaagaaaaaaggagaacacAGGTAAAAATATTCTccatatatcaataattattggAGCTGGTACCTGGGTTTTATAATACTATTGTCTGCACTTATGTGTATGGTAAAAGGTTTCCACcattaataaaaatgtgaagaCATCATGCTGTAATGGAAAAAGGCATGAAGAAAACATACCAGTGTGTTCTCTTTTGTTACGGCACAGGGACTCTCTAAATTGAATATGGACGCTATATTGACACTGTGACTTAtaataaggaatatatatatatatatatatttgttctttgtaataTCCTGGCACAGAGATCTTACAAACCTTGCTATTTCctaagtgtcttttgttatgtgaaCTAGGTGACTTTTGGGAAGACCCTAGTAACCCCAGAATGGGCTCTGGTTGCCAGGGGAAACCACTGCCAGACAGAAGGGTTGCAACTTTCATTCCTACCCTCTCCCTCGTGGCCTCCCGTCCACAGTTCAGCCCGCCGCCCAACCTCAGGGATCGGAGAGGAGCTGGAGGTTGAACAGTCACCAGTGGCTAATGATTTAATGCATCATGGCTAGATAATGAAGCTTCCATAGAAACCTCAACAGAGGAAGAGATTCACGTTGCGAACATGAATCTGGCATCGACCCGGGGAACAACATAGGTACTGGTTCCATCATTGCTCACCTGGACCCCTGCAGCAGCCTGCTCCCTGGGCCTCTGTCTCTGCCCTTGGTCCCCTAGAGGCCACTCTCCACACTGCAGCCACAGGGATCCTATCCCATTGCTCCCATGACCAGTCCCTCAGTGACTCCCCATCTCTCTCACAGTCAAATTCCGATTCTCATCCTACCAGGCTGGTCAGGACCTGTCCC
This region of Phocoena phocoena chromosome 15, mPhoPho1.1, whole genome shotgun sequence genomic DNA includes:
- the LOC136135555 gene encoding pancreatic trypsin inhibitor-like is translated as MSRLCLSIALLVLLGTLVAGTPGGKHKSRARGSQPAFCLEPQYTGVCRARKVRYFYNAKSGQCDIFIHGSCRGKKTNFLAARTA
- the LOC136135425 gene encoding pancreatic trypsin inhibitor-like — protein: MSRLCLSIALLVLLGTLVACTPGGETSNQVQGSQPAFCLEPQYTGPCRARKVRYFYNAKSGQCDIFIYGGCRGKKNNFLTPEDCMKTCGGHVGTHGCGLEAPLENREYLLHYSRGQ